The DNA window TCTGTCTATACGGGGATATATATAGAGTGCGTCTCCTATAATTGCCAACGCTTCTTCCTGTTATGGCAATCGTAAAATCCGGCGCTCTGTTATTGCAGTGTTCCtagtttataataataataatcatttcTGTAATAATGCGAAGTGACATCAGTGTGGCGTGAGAGCTTGTAAAATTAATCGAACGCCGCATTAAACGAAATTGTTCATTAGCCATCCATGTTCCCAGTTGAGTGCAAATATTAAAGGGCAAACCTatatttgctttttaattaCCACCTGATTACTGCGAGCCCAAATTCGTTATCAGCATTTATTATTGTTCGCCAAAGGAAAAGTTTCTTATCGACATTTGATGACGTATCAGCGGGACTTCGATAAGAAGGGCGTGAAATCGCTGTCGTCTGATGGGCTtaccaatattttttaaattgggagaaccttaaaaaatatcaaagctACAAACTGAGATAATCTTTTGTCTAGCCTCAAAACAGTTAGCTAATTAATACAATCTATTGTTGTCAGAGAGTTTGATGATTAGTACCTTGATTGGGGTTTTAAATCAGGaataattacaatttaattgttattttattcGGTTAATCGTTTCCTTTTCTGGTCACAATCTTAACTCTTTAAGAGTGCGCAATAAGCCTTTCATTAAGAAACCCCCTGTGATTTGGAAACCACTTCATTTGCTTTTGATTAGATGCGACACTGATAATCATGCTATCAAATTTCCTGGCCATTTCATTTGTTTAGGGTGGCCAATAGTTAATTAGTCACTTAGGCCATGCGCTCTCCGGATCCATATCGCTGCCGGAATTCATTCGGTTGACAGTGCCAAGGAAGTGGgtgttgtaaattaaattataccCAATGCGCCAGGTGATTTTTCTTCGGCGCTGACTCAAGTGCAAGGCGAGTACGCGGAACGAGTGAGTTGCCAACCAGCTGGCTGACAGAAAACGGACGCGGAGTGGCATTGGAAATTGTTTTACTACGGGGCCATTTACAAAACAATTACACTTATTTGTGCCCCATTTAACAGCGCGTCCCTCGACTGACAATCCATCAGCGGCTGCTTCTCCCCATTCAGCGCAACTCAACGGAACTCAACAGGACTCTACTCAACGGAACCCAGCCGAACCGAAAGCCGGCAGACGCTACTCGACTTCATTTCGTCCTGACAGCTCTGAGTGGAAATGAAGCCCGAGGCAAGGCGCTACACAAGGCGAAAATGCCATCGTTATAGATTATTAGGTTCGAAATATTTCTGGGAATATCATAATGAAGTTCTTTATAGTATCTTCTAGAATTTTTAGTTGAAAGCAGTTTTTTGTCAATAGTAATGATTATTGGTTAAATACCCACCTACATtgcaaaaattgtacaaattGGATGATTCTATAAAAAGTTATGGTGATAAATCAAAAGAAGACTGAAACAGCCGTTTTTCTGTAAGAATAGCTccatctctctcgctctctcatTAGAATTTTAGAATCTTTTCGTTTTACCTTTCGTGAAATTTTAACTTGTCCATTAACAATTGAAGTAGTTCAAGCTTACTaccaaaatttttagtttaaatgattaatggtatatattttgtatagaTTTTCAAAGTTGCCTTTTTCTTTCGATTTACCTAAACTCCTGTCTGCTTAGATTAGGTTAAAGcgcacaattttttttagtgtacCCATTTCCGTTGCAGAGCAGTGGCTTCAAAAGGACTGCTTAGTATGCAGCTCAGTCAGCCAGCGACAGCTGAGGAACTGCATACCTGCAATGGCaggtaaataaaattaatcatACGCCCCGTGGCAAGTTAGCGTTTGTTTTCTGGAATTTGGGTAATTGCATTATTAAGTTCTTTGTTTTgggtgaaaattaaaatattccaaaaatttAACCTTATATCTTTTGAAATTAGTTCATTTCAGTCAACGCAAAGTTTATGCTGGTCCTTGACCGTAtcagattttatttaatggttCTGTTTACCAAAAACCTTTTCCTAAACTTTATCAGAAATCAAAACATCAATCTTTATCAACCCCATTTACAATGGTTACCAACAGTCTTAGAGGTGGCTCCATGACGTAAATTTTGTGTGCCGATAAGGACAAACTTTATCTACCTTTCCTAATAAAACATCTTAACCTATTTGTTGAGTAATTTATTTGACAAGCCTTAACTTATATCAATAGAGATACATTCGTATAAAACCCCCGCGATGgctgattataataattagCCCCAGTGTATCTATCTATATGAAAATACTTGaacaatttgaaatattatctGCATTGCTCAGTAGCTCGAGAGCGAAATAAAAAGGCCAATCCtttgtttaacaaataaatcaacTTAGAGCAAAGAACGTAATTAACCCAATTCTCGGAACTGGGGTTCTTcgccaaattaaaaattccagaaaTTTCTGCAATTTccgtttcttttttattaaccCGAAAAAAGGCTTTTGCTGGCCAAATTCGTGATAAGCAAACAAGACAGCAAAATTAAggaatttaatatattattttcttgtattgctattattataattaacatTGAAATGAGTTTTACAAAACATCGTTTTAGGGaaatttctaatatttttttaaacaaagtaaaaatgtatattagaTCAATTTTGCTTCCCCGGTTTAATTCGTCACTATCTGGACTgaagtaatatttaaaatacaggGTTAACGAGTGATTGTCATCACTTCGATGCAGGTTAATAGCtccaaagtaaaaagtataaatcAAATTCTTGGAATCAGGGAAagtattcaattaaaaattcgtGTTTTTGCTCTTCAAAGGCAAATTTACCGCATTTCTTAAGTTAGTCATGCCAAAATGCTTTTTGATGGCCAATATGTGGGTTATGCAAACCAGGCTGCGGGGAACTGCCGTGATAAGAATGATATCAGAGTATTTTTGGCATTACAAACTCGTTTATATTTAGCTCTTCAATCATTCGGCTGGTGCAATAATCTAATGACCTCTAATCAATGGCCGATACTATGACGACTCAAATGAGATCTCGATTTCCAGGTAGCCATTCCACGATTGTTTACAGATTGTTGAAGGAAGTACAAGTAGCCCAAGTCCGGTGCGTAGGCTGATTGCCATACTGATACGTCTTATCTGGGGCTAGATAGGAGAAAAGCCCCTTAGTTTACTGGCAGCTTCAGACTTTTGTGGCTAGCATAAAAGCGTTGGCCAGTCGCCAGTTAGGACCAAGTCACGAACGAACCATTGAGCGAGCAACATGAGCCCCCATCTCATCGCCATCCTGCTAGCCACCGTGGCCATCGGCTATGCCAGCGCCAATCCTAGCCTCATCTCCGGGCCCTCGAGAATTATGGAGATAATGAGTGCCACCAGCGAAATGCAGCGGAACAACCCACAACTGGCCTCCGCCTGTTTCAACTACTACGACGGCGTTTTCAAACAGGACTGGATTCTCTACGAGGATGAGTACAACCAGTGTGTGGATAAGTACGAGGGCGGCCATCAGGAGGTCCTGAAGCGTTACGATTCTGTGGTCTGGGACCTCAGCAACTCCACCTTCGACGCCTGCATGTTCCTGCTGGATTGCGACAACAAGAACGATAGTCAGAACGCTCTGTCCTGCTACGCCATTGAGGTAAAGTACTTTTAATAATAAGATATATTAAGATCCGAACaagaattcatttaaattgattGGTTTATTGGGTTTTACCTGAGttatagattattttttgtgttctttttttcttgttaaattataaaaacttatgtAAACTGTAATGCTCACTTGCAGGGTCCCAAATATGCCAAAAACTTGACCGCTATTGGTTCCAGTGCTTCTGTTTTCTACGGCTCCCTGGGACAGGAGATTGAGCAGCTTGTCTACACCCGTGAGCTGTGCTGCAACACCTCGGCCCGGAACTACGAGATCCGCTCGGGCAACTCCTACGAGGCTTTCCAGAGCTGCATGGCGGGAGAGTCTCCTGTGCCACAagacaccaccaccagcagacCCATCAGCACCACAACTGTCCCACCAACAACCCAAGAAAGCTCGCCCCCCGCCTCATCCTCAACTGCCGCACCAATCACAACGGCCCAGCCAAACCAAATTTCTCATATCGAATCCGACGAAAGGAGCAGCGCCAACAGCAATCACAGATTGGCCAGGAAGCTGGAGAGCATCTACAGACATgttgtttaaaatatctaaagatttttaaataaaaagtgtacatatatattcaaaaatgtattaagaAAGAGCAACCCAAACCTGCTTATTATAATGGGGAACTTTGGAATAGGTAAACAACTAACTAGCTTTGCTTTTTGAGATTTTATGtgacttattttattaagaCGCCTATGATTTATGGTGAATTGATCTCTGTTGAGGTGTTTTTCGAAGACGTTTAGTTAAATATTAGCGAAGCGATTTTTTAACGCCTTTTGAATGACAATTTGTTAATACTAATATGATTAATGGTTAATGTATCTTGGCATTTAAAACTTAGTGACTTTTTTGTAAGTGAGAGTAACTTATGATATGGGGGAAACTATTCCCAACTAAATTTTTAAGACTTCTATGATTAATGGTGAATTTaacatttgtttgattttaagaATGTGTCACATTTAAGAAGTGATAggcatattttattatttatttttaaagaactgTATTTATGCTGCTACGACTTTGATTAATGGGGAATAATACTTGTTTTGTATTCGCAAAATTTGATGTTGAAGAAATGAATTCCAACGTTCCGTCTCAATGATtccaaaaaatacaatttttctgcTGAAACTATGCTTTTCCTTCGTCTGTTAAGCCGAACACTCCAGGTAATTGAAGGACAAGCTGCGGGCCATTGAGAATGGGTACCGGAAAATGGACTGGCCTCATCTTGAAACCAAACAGATGGCATCAAGTGATGAAGTCAATCTGGAAACTCAAACGAGAAACTAAAACCCATTGCAACTTACTTAATTAACGGTCCGATCTTGGTGGAAAAGCGAGCAGGAAACCAACCTGATGCGAtgcaaataaaactttttgcatttgccatCAGTCCAAGTTTATCAAAGATCCGCAGGACATGGAGGAGGGTCGGGCAGAGCGGGAAAGGTGGGCAAACATGTAAATCAGCCTGGGAAAACTTTACGCCAGGCGGGGGAAAAACAAAGGGGGCGAGCAAAGCC is part of the Drosophila biarmipes strain raj3 chromosome 2R, RU_DBia_V1.1, whole genome shotgun sequence genome and encodes:
- the LOC108022196 gene encoding uncharacterized protein LOC108022196, encoding MSPHLIAILLATVAIGYASANPSLISGPSRIMEIMSATSEMQRNNPQLASACFNYYDGVFKQDWILYEDEYNQCVDKYEGGHQEVLKRYDSVVWDLSNSTFDACMFLLDCDNKNDSQNALSCYAIEGPKYAKNLTAIGSSASVFYGSLGQEIEQLVYTRELCCNTSARNYEIRSGNSYEAFQSCMAGESPVPQDTTTSRPISTTTVPPTTQESSPPASSSTAAPITTAQPNQISHIESDERSSANSNHRLARKLESIYRHVV